A single window of Archangium gephyra DNA harbors:
- a CDS encoding protein kinase domain-containing protein, translated as MTATQPMIPLSWPAMPSRRFGKYVLIRKLAEGGMAEIFLAKQLGAEGFERDVVIKCMHEHLTQHREFVSMFLDEARLAARLHHPNIVQITDLGMADNRYFICMEYLAGEDLEAVFGATQYQGQGVPIPIAARIILSALEGLEFAHGYQEQGRPLELVHRDISPSNIFVTYQGTVKVLDFGIAKASSRMTQTQPGFLKGKWGYMSPEQARGDQQLDGRSDLFSLGVTFHELLTMRRVFERDTELGVLLALMDQPIPPPSTHRPDVPPALDRIVMKALERRREDRYASAAEMRADLEEFLRGTASIPGVSQLAQYLQGVFGAANVERKTKIPSLSELGAHTLSPQQEEPLGTEKTLVRPSVRVTAIEALEPPPPESQRLPTGPALAAVPNPVPVPASPPPARSTGLSVAMGAFGAVALLALGGGAVWYLMPRAAPPAPVTAVSAPVPGPAPKVEPTPTPASPTPTPSVEQKTEPPPPAAPKPAPMPSPLTARDVNRVMVKNSRKILECGEQFRTELPADRRVMLLVTIAHSGDVSAAKVAEPATVSPGLAKCLEGQMKRVVFPRNTNQPELTIQLPLRFNEQ; from the coding sequence ATGACAGCGACCCAACCCATGATTCCCCTGTCCTGGCCGGCCATGCCCTCGCGCCGCTTCGGCAAGTACGTGCTCATCCGCAAGCTCGCCGAGGGCGGCATGGCGGAGATCTTTCTCGCCAAGCAGCTCGGCGCCGAGGGCTTCGAGCGGGACGTGGTGATCAAGTGCATGCACGAGCACCTCACCCAGCATCGGGAGTTCGTCTCGATGTTCCTGGACGAGGCGCGGCTGGCGGCGCGGCTGCACCATCCGAACATCGTCCAGATCACCGATCTGGGCATGGCGGACAACCGGTACTTCATCTGCATGGAGTACCTTGCGGGCGAGGACCTGGAGGCGGTGTTCGGCGCCACCCAATACCAGGGCCAGGGCGTGCCGATCCCGATCGCCGCCCGCATCATCCTCTCCGCGCTCGAGGGCCTGGAGTTCGCCCACGGCTATCAGGAGCAGGGGCGGCCCCTGGAGCTCGTCCACCGGGACATCTCGCCCTCGAACATCTTCGTCACGTACCAGGGCACGGTGAAGGTGCTCGACTTCGGGATCGCCAAGGCCTCCTCGCGGATGACGCAGACGCAGCCCGGGTTCCTGAAGGGCAAGTGGGGCTACATGTCCCCCGAGCAGGCCCGGGGCGATCAGCAGCTCGATGGCCGCAGCGATCTGTTCTCGCTGGGCGTCACCTTCCATGAGCTGCTCACCATGCGCCGCGTCTTCGAGCGGGACACGGAGCTCGGCGTGCTGCTGGCGCTGATGGATCAACCCATCCCCCCGCCGAGCACCCACCGGCCCGACGTTCCTCCCGCCCTGGATCGCATCGTGATGAAGGCGCTGGAGCGCCGCCGGGAGGATCGCTACGCGAGCGCGGCCGAGATGCGCGCCGACCTGGAGGAGTTCCTGCGCGGGACGGCGTCGATCCCGGGCGTGTCGCAGCTCGCCCAGTACCTGCAGGGCGTGTTCGGCGCGGCCAACGTCGAGCGCAAGACGAAGATTCCCTCGCTCTCCGAATTGGGTGCTCACACGCTGAGCCCGCAGCAGGAGGAGCCGCTCGGCACCGAGAAGACCCTGGTGCGTCCGTCGGTTCGGGTGACCGCCATCGAGGCCCTGGAGCCGCCCCCCCCCGAATCCCAGCGGCTCCCCACAGGGCCCGCGCTCGCCGCCGTCCCCAACCCCGTCCCCGTCCCCGCCAGTCCTCCTCCCGCGCGGAGCACGGGGCTGTCCGTGGCGATGGGCGCCTTCGGGGCCGTGGCACTGCTGGCGTTGGGTGGAGGCGCGGTCTGGTACCTCATGCCCCGGGCAGCGCCTCCCGCTCCCGTCACCGCGGTGAGCGCGCCGGTGCCGGGCCCGGCGCCCAAGGTGGAGCCCACTCCCACGCCAGCGTCCCCCACGCCCACTCCCTCCGTGGAGCAGAAGACCGAGCCTCCACCACCAGCGGCGCCGAAGCCGGCCCCCATGCCCTCCCCGCTGACCGCCAGGGACGTCAACCGCGTCATGGTGAAGAACTCGCGGAAGATCCTCGAGTGCGGAGAGCAGTTCCGCACCGAGCTTCCCGCGGACCGCCGGGTCATGCTCCTGGTCACGATCGCTCACTCGGGCGACGTGAGCGCCGCCAAGGTGGCCGAGCCCGCCACCGTGTCGCCGGGCCTGGCGAAGTGCCTGGAGGGCCAGATGAAGCGCGTGGTCTTCCCGCGCAATACCAACCAACCCGAGCTCACGATCCAGCTCCCGTTGCGCTTCAACGAGCAGTAG
- a CDS encoding FecR domain-containing protein, which produces MRVLTLTLPLLLLLLGGCGGCDKKPPAGPGAPELAKLIQLQGQVTVQQDAASRPGRTDEPLYPGESVVTGPGSTARVRYVNGTEVEVAENSRFRVNGTPGALTLELEEGRIVSTSPKTGGNGLTVTGRFGRAELVTASEMVFDLREKDPRLTLQYGDIRVLDPQGKPLQVVAGEELALSLSKPRQASTPMVAEELVFTLKPQGGKARVRGAQDSTFSDVAPAQSRELGRGAAFEIPANSSARLSSRSLQVSLAGDTTGMIQEASRRGDQSSYTLKLNRGKARLLFGEGQQSLKLADARGELELKVSEQSTISVSHPEAGATVTVLTGQAELVADGKTTLLKAGEGVRRASESPRAEQASAPQPLLPPDAKGVRVFTDGPGEVGIQVPSASEAPLRVEVAEEPSFREPLLAGRVGADWVRVEPPTRGELHWRFLGEDGTVRAQGSARFQPDRGRSALADSNPKAEVLETGLKATIYFQSAVPSLHFSFEPRPGARSYQLRIYRAADVQTPLLQRVTNQNQYSLEPGTLGEGRYLWYVAALGPGGDELAGGRMNKLELVYDNERRGLALSRPRPGERVGREGIPVEGVVPRGSRLFLNGQAVKLDAKGRFSQRLPATEALVFRLVSGQDEAYWVRTLRKAQP; this is translated from the coding sequence GTGCGCGTCCTCACCCTCACGCTTCCGCTCCTCCTGCTCCTCCTGGGAGGATGCGGGGGGTGTGACAAGAAGCCCCCCGCCGGACCCGGCGCGCCGGAGCTGGCCAAGCTCATCCAGCTCCAGGGCCAGGTCACGGTGCAGCAGGACGCGGCCTCCCGCCCCGGCCGCACGGACGAGCCGCTCTACCCGGGCGAGAGCGTGGTGACCGGTCCCGGGAGCACCGCGCGCGTGCGCTACGTCAACGGCACCGAGGTGGAGGTGGCCGAGAACAGCCGCTTCCGGGTGAACGGCACGCCGGGAGCGCTCACCCTGGAGCTGGAGGAAGGGAGGATCGTCTCGACCTCGCCGAAGACCGGCGGCAACGGGCTCACCGTCACGGGCCGCTTCGGCCGGGCGGAGCTGGTCACCGCATCGGAGATGGTGTTCGACCTGCGCGAGAAGGATCCCAGGCTGACGCTCCAGTACGGCGACATCCGCGTGCTCGATCCACAGGGCAAGCCCCTCCAGGTCGTGGCGGGCGAGGAGCTCGCGCTCTCGCTCAGCAAGCCCAGGCAAGCCTCGACGCCCATGGTCGCGGAGGAGCTCGTCTTCACCCTCAAGCCCCAGGGCGGCAAGGCCCGCGTGCGTGGCGCCCAGGACAGCACCTTCTCCGACGTGGCCCCCGCTCAGAGCCGGGAGCTCGGTCGTGGCGCGGCGTTCGAGATCCCCGCGAACTCCAGCGCCCGCCTGTCCTCCAGGTCGCTGCAGGTGAGCCTCGCCGGGGACACCACCGGGATGATCCAGGAGGCCTCCCGGCGGGGAGACCAGAGCTCCTACACGCTGAAGCTCAACCGCGGAAAGGCGCGGCTCCTGTTCGGCGAGGGCCAGCAGTCGCTGAAGCTGGCGGACGCTCGCGGTGAGCTCGAGCTCAAGGTCTCCGAGCAGAGCACCATCTCCGTGAGCCATCCCGAAGCAGGCGCCACCGTCACCGTCCTCACCGGGCAGGCCGAGCTGGTGGCCGATGGAAAGACCACCCTCCTCAAGGCAGGCGAAGGAGTCCGCCGCGCCTCGGAGTCTCCGCGGGCCGAGCAGGCCTCGGCGCCCCAGCCCCTGCTGCCTCCGGATGCGAAGGGCGTGCGCGTGTTCACCGATGGGCCCGGCGAGGTGGGGATCCAGGTGCCCTCCGCGTCCGAAGCGCCCCTCCGGGTGGAGGTGGCGGAGGAACCCTCCTTCCGGGAGCCGCTGCTCGCGGGGCGCGTGGGCGCGGACTGGGTGCGAGTGGAACCGCCGACCCGGGGCGAGCTGCACTGGCGCTTCCTCGGTGAGGACGGGACCGTGCGCGCGCAGGGCTCGGCCCGGTTCCAGCCGGATCGCGGCCGCTCGGCGCTGGCGGACTCGAACCCGAAGGCCGAGGTGCTCGAAACCGGGCTCAAGGCCACGATCTACTTCCAGAGCGCGGTGCCCTCGCTGCACTTCAGCTTCGAGCCCCGGCCGGGGGCGCGCTCGTATCAGCTGCGCATCTACCGCGCCGCCGACGTCCAGACGCCGCTCCTGCAGCGGGTGACGAACCAGAACCAGTACAGCCTGGAGCCCGGCACGCTCGGCGAAGGGCGCTACCTCTGGTACGTGGCGGCGCTCGGCCCTGGGGGAGACGAGCTGGCGGGCGGCCGGATGAACAAGCTGGAGCTGGTGTATGACAACGAGCGCAGGGGGCTGGCGCTCAGCCGTCCCCGCCCGGGTGAGCGCGTCGGACGCGAGGGGATTCCGGTGGAGGGCGTGGTGCCCCGCGGCTCCCGGCTCTTCCTCAATGGGCAGGCGGTGAAGCTCGACGCCAAGGGCCGCTTCTCCCAACGCCTGCCTGCCACGGAGGCCCTGGTGTTCCGTCTCGTCTCGGGTCAAGACGAGGCATACTGGGTCCGAACTCTTCGGAAAGCCCAGCCATGA
- a CDS encoding carboxypeptidase regulatory-like domain-containing protein codes for MRTRAMTLVLALLSTVALAAAPTPETSGTVWITLRPHPSLPLKSPRVQAGGKQAIAAGEAFRVEGLASGQVTLTASAEGYQPVEHQVRVPPGGQASVFLPLERIPGPGTVKGRLLWDQGREGTKVPVADIEVQLGGQVVARSDADGFFVVPEAGPGPVTLKLAGTGVRPQEEVVVVPSHGEASVELTLQKDAEVRAWLRGRVRSTQGRPVQATLRVEEARLSARTRATGDFEFRLPAGRYHVTFEARGYVPQTKVVDVGAGDQALFYVDLSPVEN; via the coding sequence ATGAGAACCCGTGCCATGACACTCGTGCTCGCGCTGCTGAGCACCGTCGCCCTGGCCGCCGCGCCCACGCCGGAGACGTCCGGGACGGTGTGGATCACCCTGCGGCCCCACCCTTCCCTGCCGCTGAAGAGCCCGCGCGTCCAGGCCGGTGGCAAGCAAGCCATCGCCGCGGGGGAGGCCTTCCGCGTGGAGGGGCTCGCCTCGGGCCAGGTGACCCTCACCGCCTCGGCCGAGGGCTATCAACCCGTGGAGCACCAGGTGCGCGTGCCCCCGGGAGGCCAGGCCAGTGTGTTCCTGCCGCTCGAGCGCATCCCAGGTCCCGGCACCGTGAAGGGCCGGCTCCTGTGGGATCAGGGCCGTGAGGGCACGAAGGTGCCCGTGGCCGATATCGAGGTGCAGCTCGGCGGTCAGGTGGTCGCCCGGAGCGATGCGGACGGCTTCTTCGTGGTGCCCGAGGCGGGCCCGGGCCCCGTCACCTTGAAGCTCGCCGGCACGGGAGTCCGGCCGCAGGAGGAGGTGGTGGTCGTGCCCTCCCATGGAGAGGCCTCGGTGGAGCTCACCCTGCAGAAGGACGCGGAGGTACGGGCCTGGTTGCGCGGGCGCGTGCGCTCCACCCAGGGGCGCCCCGTCCAGGCCACCCTGCGTGTCGAGGAGGCCAGGCTGAGTGCTCGCACCCGCGCGACGGGAGACTTCGAGTTCCGCCTGCCCGCGGGCCGCTATCACGTCACCTTCGAGGCACGCGGCTACGTTCCGCAGACGAAGGTGGTGGACGTGGGCGCCGGAGATCAGGCGCTGTTCTACGTGGATCTGTCACCTGTGGAGAATTGA
- a CDS encoding M91 family zinc metallopeptidase → MKIPFRTPSLPSLRTNELTPKTPRSAPTSPVQPRTLPTRPSVPTPEQLQAGKNNLKPADYGVVHPNLQGIRTRRDNLQSGHQFADFTSDVRHSAGELMSKPNGNRLLTELNGRTNAVNPGQVGTLNKPLTVADVYSGRNERIPNANAPRHDGTYGGIQQAYRYDGKPGPGLPSTLKYDDRFSEQNPGTRFNSLGHESVHAWRNANGLAVSPLEVSPRRNDPLIQNNDPIVGKVIGHHSHMQEEFETVGMKPTPHSPNRDGWTPNENQIRREHGLPLRNDYSGETPAKVDTLTNNINVGLLDQRSWANKLWDRNPEPPLQSMIDHLEK, encoded by the coding sequence ATGAAGATCCCGTTCCGCACCCCGTCGCTGCCGTCGCTGAGGACGAATGAGCTCACTCCGAAGACGCCCCGGAGCGCGCCCACCTCGCCCGTGCAGCCGCGCACCCTGCCCACCCGCCCCTCGGTGCCCACGCCGGAGCAACTCCAGGCCGGGAAGAACAACCTGAAGCCGGCCGACTACGGCGTCGTGCACCCGAACCTGCAGGGCATCCGCACTCGCCGGGACAACCTCCAGTCGGGGCACCAGTTCGCCGACTTCACGAGTGACGTGCGCCACTCGGCGGGCGAGCTGATGAGCAAGCCCAACGGCAACCGGCTGCTGACGGAGCTCAACGGCCGCACGAATGCCGTCAACCCTGGCCAGGTGGGTACCCTGAACAAGCCGCTGACGGTGGCGGACGTCTACTCGGGCCGCAACGAGCGCATCCCGAACGCCAACGCCCCGCGGCACGACGGCACCTACGGCGGCATCCAGCAGGCGTACCGTTACGACGGCAAGCCTGGCCCCGGGCTGCCCAGCACCCTCAAGTACGACGATCGCTTCAGCGAGCAGAACCCGGGGACCCGCTTCAACAGCCTGGGCCACGAGTCGGTCCACGCCTGGCGCAATGCCAATGGCCTCGCCGTCAGCCCGCTGGAGGTCAGCCCGCGCAGGAACGATCCCCTCATCCAGAACAATGATCCCATTGTCGGCAAGGTCATCGGCCACCACTCGCACATGCAGGAGGAGTTCGAGACCGTCGGCATGAAGCCCACCCCGCACAGCCCCAATCGTGATGGGTGGACGCCCAACGAGAACCAGATCCGCCGGGAGCACGGGCTCCCCCTGCGCAACGATTACTCGGGAGAGACCCCGGCCAAGGTCGATACCCTGACGAACAACATCAACGTGGGGCTGCTGGATCAGCGCAGCTGGGCCAACAAGCTGTGGGACCGCAACCCCGAGCCGCCGCTCCAGTCCATGATTGACCACCTGGAGAAGTGA
- a CDS encoding DUF3592 domain-containing protein, translating to MATVDNSRAWALLVIAVPFLAVGGFGFLRTSRFVLHAKAAHGVVVSSSSRGDGQYQTFIGYPEVLTFSDSDGTEHTTTLYNGQPTNRRPGTTVKLLYWRHDPAGTARYGDAGQLWGLSGAFLFVGALWLFGMFRSWVRDN from the coding sequence ATGGCCACTGTCGATAATAGCCGTGCCTGGGCCCTGCTCGTCATCGCCGTGCCCTTCTTGGCGGTGGGCGGCTTCGGTTTCCTTCGCACCTCCCGGTTCGTATTGCACGCCAAGGCGGCGCACGGAGTGGTGGTCTCCTCGAGCAGCCGGGGGGACGGCCAATACCAGACGTTCATTGGCTACCCGGAGGTGCTCACGTTCTCGGATTCAGACGGCACCGAGCACACCACCACCCTCTACAATGGGCAGCCGACCAACCGTCGGCCGGGGACAACCGTCAAGCTCCTGTACTGGCGGCACGACCCGGCCGGTACCGCGCGCTACGGGGACGCGGGACAACTCTGGGGCCTGTCGGGCGCCTTCCTGTTCGTCGGCGCCTTGTGGCTGTTCGGCATGTTCCGGTCCTGGGTTCGCGACAACTGA
- a CDS encoding TetR/AcrR family transcriptional regulator: MKKARARRKVADKLGPEHWVRAGFDALVRGGVEAVRVEPLAAGLGVTKGSFYWHFVDRGDLLRRMLARWEGEGTHQIIERLRGSGAPAREQLTLLMAICRESAHGSLEGAVRAWGATSPEAGEAVARVDRTREGFVEGLLREMGLSAASARHRTRALYLALLGEFARTASGAEPTSPSVWEELLTLLTSR, from the coding sequence GTGAAGAAGGCTCGGGCCAGACGCAAGGTGGCGGACAAGCTGGGGCCGGAGCACTGGGTACGCGCCGGGTTCGACGCGCTGGTCCGTGGTGGGGTGGAGGCGGTACGGGTGGAGCCCCTGGCCGCCGGCCTCGGCGTCACCAAGGGAAGCTTCTACTGGCACTTCGTGGATCGTGGAGACCTGCTCCGGCGGATGCTCGCGCGATGGGAGGGCGAAGGGACGCACCAGATCATCGAACGGCTGCGAGGCAGTGGTGCGCCGGCGCGCGAGCAACTCACCCTGCTCATGGCCATCTGCCGGGAAAGCGCGCATGGAAGCCTCGAAGGAGCCGTGCGCGCGTGGGGAGCCACGAGCCCCGAGGCGGGAGAGGCCGTGGCCCGGGTCGATCGCACGCGAGAGGGCTTCGTCGAGGGACTCCTGCGAGAGATGGGACTGTCCGCGGCCTCCGCGCGGCACCGCACGCGCGCGCTCTACCTCGCGCTGCTTGGAGAGTTCGCCCGCACGGCCAGCGGCGCCGAGCCGACCTCCCCCTCGGTCTGGGAGGAGTTGTTGACGCTCCTGACCTCGCGTTGA
- a CDS encoding DUF3995 domain-containing protein, with amino-acid sequence MMMILGVAAAAVLGALSGLHFFWASGGRWGGSVVIPELDGKAAFTPTPLATGVVGVLLLGAAGVALTAAGVRVLPLPLEWVRAGTGLLSAAFFLRAVGDFRYVGLFKRHRRTRFAQMDDRLYLPLCLGLSAALAAVVLLPLP; translated from the coding sequence ATGATGATGATTCTGGGTGTCGCCGCCGCCGCGGTGCTGGGAGCCCTGTCGGGGCTCCACTTCTTCTGGGCATCCGGAGGGCGCTGGGGGGGCTCCGTGGTCATCCCCGAGCTCGATGGCAAGGCGGCGTTCACGCCCACGCCGCTGGCCACGGGGGTGGTCGGTGTCCTGCTGCTCGGCGCAGCCGGGGTCGCGCTGACCGCGGCCGGAGTGCGCGTCCTGCCGCTGCCTCTCGAGTGGGTGCGTGCCGGAACGGGGCTGCTCTCCGCCGCGTTCTTCCTGCGCGCGGTGGGAGACTTCCGCTACGTCGGCTTGTTCAAGCGCCATCGGAGGACCCGGTTCGCCCAGATGGACGACCGGCTCTACCTACCGCTGTGCCTCGGGCTCTCGGCCGCGCTGGCGGCGGTGGTCCTTCTGCCTCTCCCCTGA
- a CDS encoding tyrosinase family protein, with protein sequence MIRRNILSDEGLRQRFIDGVLALKDPARFPWPGQQGLSIYDFFVAWHHQSMMLFTPPTQRDRNAAHSGPAFLPWHRYYLLRFEGYLRTAVGDPEFRLPYWDWAADAALSNPRQSRIWAGTALGRFTGPRLWQVRVVPAERGLTRLARPRPLQRALGSQGALPTREAIRAVLRDQLLYDAPPYSSASNGFRNYLEGWEGPARIHNSVHVWVGGDMTDSTSPNDPTFFLHHCNVDRIWYAWQRRYPDAPYLPAQSAPADLAFHRIDDTLYSVFRETTPVTPRSVLNPLRPGAPFRTADRYDYDSLTDLQ encoded by the coding sequence ATGATCCGCCGCAACATCCTCTCCGATGAGGGCCTGCGGCAGCGGTTCATCGACGGTGTGCTGGCCCTCAAGGATCCCGCGCGCTTTCCGTGGCCGGGACAGCAGGGGCTCTCCATCTATGACTTCTTCGTGGCGTGGCATCACCAATCGATGATGCTCTTCACGCCCCCCACGCAGCGAGACCGCAACGCGGCCCACTCGGGGCCCGCCTTCCTGCCATGGCACCGCTACTACCTGCTGCGCTTCGAGGGGTACCTCCGCACCGCGGTGGGTGACCCTGAGTTCCGGCTGCCCTACTGGGACTGGGCCGCGGACGCGGCGCTGTCGAATCCACGCCAGTCCCGCATCTGGGCCGGAACGGCGCTGGGCCGCTTCACCGGCCCTCGTCTCTGGCAGGTACGTGTCGTCCCGGCGGAGCGGGGGCTGACGCGATTGGCACGGCCGCGGCCGCTCCAACGTGCACTCGGAAGCCAGGGCGCGCTGCCCACGCGCGAGGCGATCCGCGCGGTGCTGCGCGACCAGCTCCTCTACGATGCCCCCCCCTACTCCAGCGCCTCGAACGGCTTCCGCAACTACCTGGAAGGCTGGGAGGGACCCGCGAGGATACACAACAGCGTGCATGTCTGGGTGGGCGGAGACATGACGGACAGCACGTCACCCAATGACCCCACGTTCTTCCTGCACCACTGCAACGTGGACCGCATCTGGTATGCGTGGCAGCGCCGCTACCCGGACGCCCCCTACCTCCCCGCGCAGAGCGCGCCCGCCGACCTGGCCTTCCACCGGATCGACGACACCCTCTACTCGGTCTTCCGGGAGACCACGCCAGTCACACCGCGCAGCGTGCTCAACCCGCTGCGGCCCGGGGCCCCCTTCCGCACGGCCGACCGCTACGACTACGACAGCCTCACGGACCTGCAGTAG